The DNA window ACACCATTTACCGTTAATAAACATCCGGCCCGGGGCAGGAAGCGACATGAGATTTACACCATTCCAAAGGAAAGAATCAGGCGAACGTTCTTTTTTACAAAAAGCAGGCGGCAATTCCGATGCCCAACCCGTGCGAAGAGATTGGATCCTCTTCTTCTGTTAGCTATTGGTCTCCCGCGGGGACCACGCCGATTTGCTCCCACCAGGCAGGAAGCGGGGCGGTGACGGCGACGGGCTCGCGCGTCATGGGGTGACGTAACGCCAGGCGCCGGGCGTGCAGGCCAATCCAGCGGGCGCGCTCGTCGACGGTTTCCGGCCCAAAGAGGGACGTCGCTCCGTACATGGCGTCGCCCAGCACGGCGTGGCCGCGCGCGGCGCATTGCACGCGGATCTGATGCATGCGGCCCGTTTCCAGCTCGATCTGCAGCCAGGTGAACGTGGGGAACCGGCGGAGCACCTGGTAACGCAATACGGCCCGCCGGCCTTCGATGTGGTCGGCCGGGACCAGTTCGGCCACGGGGCGTTCGGGGATCTTGCGGATGTGGTCGATCCACTCGCCCGTGTCATCGGCAACCTGCCCTTCGACGACGGCCCAGTAGGTTTTGTCGACCAGTCGTCCTTCAAACTGCTCACAGATGCGACGGGCCGCCCGCACATGTTTGGCCGTCGCCAGCGCACCGGAGACAGGCCGATCCAGCCGGTGCGCCATCGCCAGGTAAACCTTGCCCGGCTTTTCATCGCGCAGTTTAAGGAACCGCTTGATGCGCGTTTCCAGACTGTCGACTTCCGGCGGCGCCTGGGTGAGCAGCCCGCCCGGTTTGGCGACGATGAGGAGCGGGCCCTCTTCGTGCAGAATGTCAAATCCTTCAGGCGTCATCCATTCCGTCCTCGCCAAAGTTATCCTGTCGCCCGGACCCGCGCCGGGGTCACGGCCAACGCCAGGGCCTGCGCGGGGACGTTGTTATTGGGGCTTTCCGCTATCGGGCAGTCCAGCCGCCATCGATGGCGAATATTCCGCCGACGCAGTAGCTGGCGGCATCGCTGGCGAGGAAGATCGCGGCGCCCTGGATCTCGGCCAGTTCGCCCCAGCGTCCCAGCGCCACGGCGCCGACGATGAACTTTTTGGTCTGTTCGTCGTCGGCGATCGGAATGTTCATCGGCGTGAGAAACGGGCCGGGGCAGATGGCGTTGACGGTAATGTTATGCGGAGCCAGTTCCAGTCCCAGCGCGCGGGTCATTTGCACCACGGCGCCTTTGCTGGCGGTGTAAGGAGTGCGATTGTCGAGACCGACCAGACCGAGCGTGCTGGCCATGTTGATGATCCGCCCGTAGCGGGCTTTCTTCATGGCGGGGACGACCGCTTTGGTCGCCAGCCAGACGCCGTCGACGTTGACCTGCTGCACCTGGCGGAATTCGTCGTAGGTGAGTTCGTCGATCGGACCGCGAATGTTGATGCCGGCGTTGTTGATGAGAATGTCGATCTTGCCGAACTCTTTGAGCGCCTTTTTCGCCAGGCTGTCGCAGTCCTCCGGCGACGTGACATCGGCCCGCATGCCGATCGCTTTATGCCCGTAGTCGGCGGCGATCTGAATGGCCGTCGCCTGGACTTCCTCTTCATTGCGACTGGCCAGCAGAACATCGGCTCCGGCCGAGGCCAGGCCGGCTGCCATCGCCTCGCCCAGTCCTTTGGAGCCGCCGGTGATGACCGCGCTGCGGCCGGTCAGATCAAACAGTTTAATCCCGGGTAACATCCGCCAGGGTCCTTTCCCAAAAGGTCGTGATTACAGGTTTTGTGCCAGCGTACCTGAATTTGAAACGGCCCGACATGGGACGGCGATGAACGTCGCGGCGCCTGGCCTGTGTCTGAACTTTGCCGCCAGGTCGATGACGCCTGACGCCGAGTCTACAGCGGCAGACGTCGACCGGCGTCCAGATTCCAGAGGACGCCCTGCGGACCGGCGTTGACGACGGGCACGCCGTCGAGGTCGCCCACCGTTCCGCCGCTGGCGTGGATATGCCCGCAGACGACCAGCCTGGGGCGGAGGTCCAGGATCGCCTGGCGAATGGCCGTGCTGCCGCGATGCTGGCCGCCCGAATCGCGATCGACGACGCCGTGCGGCGGGGCATGCGTCACCAGCACACAGCCCGAAGGACAGCCGGCCAGCAGTCCGGCTGCCTGCTCTTCGGTGAAGTCATAACTCCAGGAGCCAAACGGCGTGACCGGTACGGCCCCTCCCAGCCCATAGAAGACTTCGCCCTGGAGGGTCGCCTGAGAGCCATGCAGCACCTGGGCGGCGGGGCCGTCCTGGAATGCCTGGCACAGCTCTTCGTACGATTCGGCATTGCCGGGCGTCGCGACCAGAGGGATCGGGAGCGCGGCCAGCAGTCGTACGGCGTCGGCGATTCCGCGGCGCATGTTGCCGAAGTCACCCGCACCGATGGCGACATCGGCCCCGGCCGCTTGTTCCACCAGCGCGGCGGCGGCCGTCGGGCTGGCATGGAGATCACTGAACAGCAGAAGCTTCATCGGCCGGATTCCTCGGGCGCTGGCAAGCGGGACGCCAGGCGGAGCAGTACTTCCAGGATCTTTCCCAGCAGGCAGATGGCCAGGGCGCAGAACAGCCCTTTCCCTGCAAAGTAGCTGCCAATGGGCTCCTGGAACAAGCCTTTGTACTGGCCTTCATCAACCGTGCCGGCGTAAACGCAGATCACCAGCACCAGCAGGGCGAGGACAGGATTCAAGTAGCGCAGATAGAACAGCAGCGGGTTCGTTTGCTGCAGGACAATCACCAGGCCAGCCGCCAGGGACGCCAAAAGCAAGGTTTCCGCCCAGAACGCCGGCATGAGCGCGATCCCGCCGGCCGCCAGGGCGGAGAGCGTCAACAGAGCCAGCAAACTGCCCAGTGAGAATTGAAATCGACCGCGAACCAGCATGGGACCGTCCTCCCTCCTTGCCGCATCGTACCCGGGGGCGTTCAGCGAGGCAATCTTTTCCCGCCAGGCGCCGCGGAGAGCCAGGCAAGGTGCAGGACGGAAATGGCCCACTCCCTTCAAGAAACGAAAAAAGCCCGCCTGCAGAAAGCAGGCGGGCCCTAGATGCTTCATCGCGTCAGACTGAACTTTTCAGGCTGAACTTTTCAGACTAGCGAACCAGGTTGGTGCTGGCCTGAACCACGTCACGACGGACGGGAGCAAACGCCTGGGGGTCGACCACCGGGGCCGGGGGCAGCGGGGCGCCTTCGGCTTCGGTCGGTTCGCCCATCGGAGCGATGGGGGCGGCGTGGACGGGGGCCGAAGCGGCCGGGGCGTAGCTGCTGGAGCAACCGGTGTTGCAGCCACAGCTGGGGGCACAACCGCTGTTGCAACCGCAAGACGGGGCACAACCGCTGTTGCAACCGCAAGACGGGGCACAGCCGCTGTTGCAACCGCAGGTGGCTTCGCAGCCGTTACCGCAGCCGCTGTTGCAACCGCAAGAGGCTTCGCAGCCGCTATCGCAGCAACCGTGGCTGTGTTTCTTGAACAGGCCGCTGAACAGGCCGCCGTGGCACTTGTGGCCACAGCCGCTATCGCAGCAGCTGGGTTCGCAACCGCAGGTCGGGGCACAGCCGCTGTTGCAACCGCAAGACGGGGCACAGCTGCTGCAACCGTTGTTGCAACCGCAAGAGGCTTCGCAACCGTTGTGGCAACCGCTATCGCAACCGCTGTCGCAGCAGCCGTGATCGCAGCAACCGATTTTGAAGGACGGCATGTTCTTGAACATACCGCTCAGGAAACCGCAGCCGCGTTTGTGGCCACAGCCGCAGCCGCTGTCACAGCAGCTGTCGCAAGAGGAAGCACAGCCGCTGTTGCATCCGCAAGACGGAGCGCA is part of the Lignipirellula cremea genome and encodes:
- a CDS encoding metallophosphoesterase family protein, whose product is MKLLLFSDLHASPTAAAALVEQAAGADVAIGAGDFGNMRRGIADAVRLLAALPIPLVATPGNAESYEELCQAFQDGPAAQVLHGSQATLQGEVFYGLGGAVPVTPFGSWSYDFTEEQAAGLLAGCPSGCVLVTHAPPHGVVDRDSGGQHRGSTAIRQAILDLRPRLVVCGHIHASGGTVGDLDGVPVVNAGPQGVLWNLDAGRRLPL
- a CDS encoding RluA family pseudouridine synthase, yielding MTPEGFDILHEEGPLLIVAKPGGLLTQAPPEVDSLETRIKRFLKLRDEKPGKVYLAMAHRLDRPVSGALATAKHVRAARRICEQFEGRLVDKTYWAVVEGQVADDTGEWIDHIRKIPERPVAELVPADHIEGRRAVLRYQVLRRFPTFTWLQIELETGRMHQIRVQCAARGHAVLGDAMYGATSLFGPETVDERARWIGLHARRLALRHPMTREPVAVTAPLPAWWEQIGVVPAGDQ
- a CDS encoding SDR family NAD(P)-dependent oxidoreductase; this encodes MLPGIKLFDLTGRSAVITGGSKGLGEAMAAGLASAGADVLLASRNEEEVQATAIQIAADYGHKAIGMRADVTSPEDCDSLAKKALKEFGKIDILINNAGINIRGPIDELTYDEFRQVQQVNVDGVWLATKAVVPAMKKARYGRIINMASTLGLVGLDNRTPYTASKGAVVQMTRALGLELAPHNITVNAICPGPFLTPMNIPIADDEQTKKFIVGAVALGRWGELAEIQGAAIFLASDAASYCVGGIFAIDGGWTAR